The following proteins are encoded in a genomic region of Brachypodium distachyon strain Bd21 chromosome 1, Brachypodium_distachyon_v3.0, whole genome shotgun sequence:
- the LOC100830277 gene encoding non-specific lipid-transfer protein C6 has protein sequence MSSKPIFPWAIIIVFFFLVAAAAAITTPAAASSADREPTCVPTLQRLLSCLDFIEHRTDTIPLPCCVQVNSTVAQQPCCLMHVLRGDVGRLMGPEFDSVRAMVNVTTKCLGDASVLMSITRSCAGKPLPPLTPEYPFSTALPATSSSGALRAEGWSYASLILAFVAIFV, from the exons ATGTCGTCCAAACCGATCTTCCCCTGGGCCATCATCATCgtattcttcttcctcgtcgccgccgcggcagcaaTTActacgccggcggcggcgtcctcggcGGACCGGGAGCCGACGTGCGTGCCGACGCTGCAGCGGCTGCTGTCGTGCCTGGACTTCATCGAGCACCGGACGGACACGATCCCGCTGCCCTGCTGCGTCCAGGTGAACAGCACGGTGGCCCAGCAGCCGTGCTGCCTCATGCACGTCCTGCGCGGCGACGTCGGCAGGCTCATGGGGCCCGAGTTCGACAGCGTCCGCGCCATGGTCAATGTCACCACAAAGTGCCTCGGCGACGCCTCCGTCCTTATGTCCATCACTCGTTCGTGCGCAG GtaagccgctgccgccgctgacACCTGAATATCCCTTCAGTACCGCATTGCCGGCAACGTCTTCATCGG GAGCTTTGCGGGCAGAAGGATGGTCTTACGCCTCGTTGATACTTGCATTTGTTGCAATCTTCGTCTAA
- the LOC104582272 gene encoding protein TsetseEP, with product MARHRLSAGGGGLLAALLVAVVAASAFQQAAAAGRGLAGVEPEPKPMPQPEPKPEPKPMPKPEPKPMPKPEPKPEPKPEPMPKPEPKPEPKPEPMPKPGPKPEPKPEPMPKPEPKPEPKPEPMPKPMPKPEPKPEPMPKPEPKPEPMPKPMPKPEPKPEPMPKPEPKPEPMPKPMPKPEPKPEPKPEPMPKPEPKPEPMPKPVPKPEPKPEPKPEPVPKPEPKPEPKPEPMPKPEPKPEPKPEPMPKPEPKPEPIKPEPKPEPMPKPEPKPEPMPKPEPKPEPKPKPMPKPEPKPEPMPKPMPKPEPKPEPKPEPMPKPEPKPEPKPEPPPKRKPPTTDS from the coding sequence ATGGCGAGGCATCGCCTCTCtgccgggggcggcggcctTCTTGCCGCGCTCCTTGTCGCGGTGGTTGCAGCGTCCGCCTTCCAACAAGCGGCCGCTGCTGGCCGAGGCCTTGCCGGCGTCGAGCCGGAGCCTAAGCCTATGCCGCAGCCAGAGCCAAAGCCGGAACCAAAACCCATGCCAAAACCGGAGCCCAAGCCCATGCCAAAACCAGAGCCAAAACCTGAACCGAAACCTGAACCCATGCCTAAACCTGAACCGAAACCTGAGCCGAAGCCAGAACCAATGCCCAAACCGGGACCGAAACCTGAGCCCAAACCTGAACCCATGCCCAAGCCCGAGCCGAAGCCAGAGCCCAAGCCGGAACCAATGCCCAAACCAATGCCTAAACCAGAGCCGAAACCTGAGCCGATGCCTAAACCGGAACCAAAACCAGAGCCCATGCCTAAGCCAATGCCAAAACCCGAGCCAAAACCAGAGCCCATGCCCAAACCGGAACCAAAACCCGAGCCCATGCCTAAGCCAATGCCTAAACCCGAGCCTAAACCCGAGCCCAAACCTGAGCCAATGCCTAAACCGGAACCAAAACCCGAGCCCATGCCTAAGCCAGTGCCTAAACCTGAGCCTAAACCCGAGCCTAAGCCTGAGCCAGTGCCTAAACCTGAGCCTAAACCTGAGCCCAAACCCGAGCCAATGCCTAAACCTGAGCCAAAACCTGAGCCCAAGCCCGAGCCAATGCCTAAGCCGGAACCGAAGCCTGAGCCAATTAAACCGGAACCAAAGCCTGAGCCCATGCCTAAACCAGAACCCAAGCCTGAGCCAATGCCCAAACCAGAGCCAAAACCCGAACCCAAGCCTAAGCCAATGCCTAAACCAGAACCAAAGCCTGAGCCCATGCCTAAGCCCATGCCTAAACCTGAACCAAAACCCGAGCCCAAGCCTGAACCGATGCCTAAACCAGAACCCAAACCCGAACCAAAGCCTGAGCCGCCACCGAAGCGCAAACCGCCGACAACCGACAGTtga